The following DNA comes from Tachypleus tridentatus isolate NWPU-2018 chromosome 9, ASM421037v1, whole genome shotgun sequence.
CTCAAGCCCAGCTGCTCACAGTAGGGGACGAGTTTTCAATCTCCACATTtctttattggaaaaaaaaaggcATGTTCCCGCCACATTTACTCCCCCTACCAGCCTATTGCATTCTCAGGAGTCTGCTTTAAAATTCCACGTTGCTATAACCGTTACCCTGTACACTTTTTAACTCACTTGGTCCTAAATTAATAAGTGATGTCGAAATAATAAAAAGGAGCAGGATTAAACCAGTGGTTGAGGCTAATTCAACCATCTTCCACGCAGGAAAAATAAAGGTGTGAACGTGCTTTTCTCTTGTGTTAACATGCCATCTCTATCGGGGGACAAAGGGCTTATGCGTAGCCAAAACGCCACGTGATTATAGTACATAATTGCATGTTGACTACAAAATAACCATCTACAAGCATGAGTAGTAATGTCACACAGGTGTCGCTGACTGCTCATCTGCTTGACGTTATAAAAAGTATTAATGTGGTTATAACAGCGTGTATAGAAACTCTCCAGTGAGCTTCGTGTCCTTTTTTCGacaatactttgaaaaaaaatgtgtagATAAAACTTGGATCTGCAACTTATTTCAAGAGTTatcgatgttgttgttgtttaaatacattttttataacttgtttattcGCCAAGTTGCATGTGGGCCCTTGACTTTCTGGATTACAAAGCCTAATAACACGCTAATCACAAGCTCATCATGATTGAAGTACTGGAGTTCTGTTTTACATAGCAGAATGAGTAATTTCACTCATTGTTTTGGCCGGTATTTTATACTGAATGTTGtgataaaccaaataaaaaaaaaaaaacaattaatcagTTTGATACAGTATGTGGATTCATCAGGCAGTGAATGGTGTAAAATCAAGTCGGTAATTTGGGGGCTAATAAGCGGGTATTGTTTCGCTTAACGGTAGTGTacagaaatattttcagtgtGAAACTTGAACAGGATTTGAAGATCCTGTCTAAGTATTTTGACTGCAAGCTTGTGTGCTACTGTGATAAATTAAGCCTTTtggtaattatttaaaataaatcttttattactGGAGCCCCCCTCAGTGGCAcattggtatgtctgtggacaaACACTGTTATAAGCCGGGTTTGAAACCCATGGtggatagtctattgtgtagtttgtgcttaatttcacacacacacacacacacacacacacacacttactgaCGCCATCTACTGTCGTTTTCTCAGGCAACCTGATGCATTTTGATGTATTGAGGGTTTGTAAAAAAATTTTGACGATAGTGACGTGCGATcaagatgttatttttttttgttttattagacaCCTATGAAAGAGAGTCAGAAAAGAAATacctatataaaaattaaaatgtaaaacaaaactagaGACCGCTAGAATCGTCAATATAAGGCTGTATATACCATTATAACTGACACATTACGAGTGACTGATTTTAACATTTTGACTGAGGCTTGATGTGTTTCACTTCTAGCTAATCTAATAAAAGTCTAGCAGCGTGCAGTCGTGTCATGTCATATACACTGTCGATCAGCAGATAACATGACGTAAGGTGTCCTGTATTGTGATGGTTCTAGGGTTTATGTTCCGCTAAACTCCTAAAGATGTAAATTTTTACATACAACTGACGTCTGGGATTTAGTCTCTTAGCAGTCAGTGTATAATGAGACCAACAACAGACAAGTAGCTTAGAGTGACCCAGCACTGAAGAGGTGTGCGTGTGTATGACACGCCCCAGAGTGACTCAGCACTGAAGAGGTGTACAGAATGTCTAACTGTCGTATGTTACTTGAACTTGTTCAtgatgtgtgtttatatatactgGAAAATTTTATAACTAGGTGTAGAAACTGGTATTATACATGAGTATAGTTGCATTTAACACACAGAATCATAAATGGATGATGAATAGACATAACGAAGAATGGAATGGATGGATAAATAcgtaagtgtgtgtgtttatcttataTATATTGCAATTATAATCTACGAAGCTTGTTAAACTTAACTTGCATACCCTGAAGTTTTATGTGTAGAATAGTTTTATGAGGTTGAAATGTTAGAAGGTGCCTTGAATATACCCATAGATACAccttacacacacaaatattttcagatcacacactaacttttttttattagttgGATAGCTAAAGCAGAGAAGGCCTCATATTAAGATGTATACGCTAGTGTTTTTACTGCATGATTCGTTGTTTTAtgtaggtgtaaagtgaaaacttttTTCAAGGTTAAtgaaagaaaggaaaacaaatccgaaaaaaattcagttttgtttacagtaaatgttttgtttcaggATGTGAGGCCTAGCTATATACAGTGTGGGTGTACAAAGTAGAGCATTTTATTCTCCTGTAGTTATCGTCAAAATAAAATGGCTAACTTTGtaaacgcaaagctgcacaaaggacTATTTTCACTTTACCTATTGCAGCATTCGAACGTcgaattttatcgttgtaagccCTCAACTTTATTACTGAgtctttttttttgggggagagCATTGTAAAAGCAAAGTATGGACTggttttattgaaatatgttaaaGATGATCGCTAAGACTTTACAATCCTTTGAAACCGATTTACCCTGTTTTGTGTTTACCACtgaataagataaatatatttgtttgaaacgCTAGGGTTTCTGTCAGGTTTTTTTCCTCTTCTTTATATAGATTTGTGTCATGTATTTtatctttcctttttttattatttggttactgatttttctttattatttcagtggATTACGAGAAGATGCATCTCGAGAGGTACAACCCATATATCTACGATGTGCTCACGGAAGTGTTGAGTGGAATTATCCGCGAGGGGCGCTACAAGTTTTCTTACGTCATGGAACTTCCGGAAGAGAGTTCCGTGGCTGTTTGCGAGCACGTGAACATTTTAATGGTGCTCAGATTTATGTGGAAGGCCATCGAAAACTTCATTTATTGTATAGCAAAACTGATGGGAAACACCCAGAACTGTTACGATGTTTTACCTCCTATCATGGCCAGGTGGCGCTGTATGTGGAGGCAGAACCAGTCAATGATACTCTTCAAAAACTAGTAGCGAGCTTTAGCTACAACCTTCAACCTGTTTCAACTGAAGCCTTATTTGATGACTTGTATGGTAAGTGATTTACAAGTagcttttttttaatgttattgctTGTTTATGCATAGAGTTTCGCGAGAAGCCACgcgaaaatatatgtataattcgACCACTTAACAACAGAACCGCGCTCGACTCTAAATTACTGTACCATCCACTGCAAATGTGTGGAATATTCTAAGATCTTGTGAGTAAAAGAAAGACAAATATGTCATAATATGCCAATCACACTATATCTGTAATATTTGGTGCCAACGATGCCTTTCGTATAATACCTGGGATCATGAAGTCGGCTGAGATACAGTGAACACAGTGGTTTTATAGGTCCTATTTCCGTCATCAGTTTTCGTTTTGACGGCTGTTATGCTATGAATTAGATTAAATaagtgaataataattttaaatcttatttaaGTCATTTACGTTTCTTGTTTAGGATAATAATTAATACCAAAATATTGTTTACACCAAttacgtatttattatttttaagttagttttaatGTCCTTCGGTAGGGTAGAACTGGCGTCCAGCAAGCTAGTGTTCTTGTTCCGGGTGCGGGTCATGTAACCCCAGCGACCAGGGTCAACGGTAGAAAACTACATTATAGTAACTCAAAGAACTAATGAGAGAAAGGATGGAGAAAGTGTTATGCCCATTCTACAGTTACAGTATACTATGAACTACAACACCGTTACAGATTTGTTATATTGTCAGTAATCATAATAGAATCTTCCATTAATACAGTGAATTCATGCTCAAGGCGGTTTTTGGAGAAATATTCGACTCTTCTTCactcattaattttaattagcCAAGTTAAGTTTCAGGGCTCTgtattttcttgaatatttactatattattttcAGCAATAAATAGTGTGAACCTTGAAGACAAAAGAAAACgttacttgtttaaatatttatcgtAATTACTACATCGAGTACATTTGCACGATAGATATCGTAAGTTAGTTAAAACGAACTTGAGACAGTCTAAATTAAGACAGACCCATAAAGACGCCATGAGCTGTGAATTACAATGAAGGTATTTCATAAAACACTGTATAATTACTTGCCTTTCTTGGCACTGATTATGAAAGCTCTTTCTACCTAGAATGATTACATAAACTTATCTCACAAAAGTGTTTGTTGAAATTCTGTTGTCGGGAACATCAGTgagttttttatattataaaataattacgaaGCCACTTAGAAACGTAAATTCAACCAGACAAAGGGTGTTCACATTGGTCGAGAGCACAACAGTTGGTAATTGTGTTGTgcttataaacttaaataaatcatTGATATAAAGTAACTGTCGCACCACAACTTAGGACTAAATTTCTCGGTTATGGTATACTTTTACTGAACGTACATATTCTGTTAgagacttttttatttaatacacatatTTCATTATTGCATGATACGGGTGAATATTGACTTAATAACTGACGTAAATCAACGAAGTATAAACAACATAGCGTACAGAGTGAGCACCTTCTACCGGATTTTAGTCCAGTctgtaattgtaatattttataatcgtttttgtttatagttaaccacaaagttttactgtgggctatctgtgctctgcccaccgcgggtaacGAAGttcagtttttagttttatacgTCCTCAGACCTGAACCACGAAGGGGGAGGGTTATAATAGTTAACAAAATATTGTGTAAACGTGAAAATTTATCCCGAAACTATTGTTTATGCCATATGACTGAAGGAagaacagtaatttattttttcgcAGAGCACTTGATAGTTtcagagagaaaaagaaaatctGTACggattttaaaattatgtacaaaACAGGAATGTCATGAGGAAAATTTGCGAATGATCATTAAATAAGATGTCACTAACATTTTGCAAAAACGGAACAGTGTGTTGTTTAGTAAGTTCTGATCAATCTGTAATAGGCTCTCCTTTTATATACGATTAGTAGTTTagctaaataaaaatacttgataCAGTTATTGTAAGTTTTCTCAGTATCTGGTTAATTAAACCTCAATATGAAGAAGTTTTAACATTTCTATCATACTGAGTGTATAAAACTCgcattattttagttatttattgtaagaacGTTAATTATTATGCTGCACTATTTCTGACAGTATTCTAATTAGTATACTTCGGTGTGTATTTCATACACGTTATCAGcgtagtaacaataccactttAGTTGTATAATATAgctttatattatgttataatacatatattgttCACCTTCTTGAAGACCTTGGGTGAAATTTGTCTCTACTTCGAATATCCAAGACTCCACTGACTAGCTTAATTGGTTGATTTTACTTGTGCTATCTCCGAGTAAACGATGTAAAAACTATGAGCaaatcatttctgaattccaGCTATGTGCACTCAGTAAAACACTTTGTATGTTCAGTTGTGTATTCTGCCAACCAGGAGGGGTTGGGGGCGAGTATCGAAAGATCACCCCCAATATTCTAAACTAAGAGGTCCACTGTCTTCcgattttgatttttaaataagtacTTGGCTTCTTATATAAAGTGCTTAAGTTCTTTGTGTAGAGGAAAAGTTGGACTTTTTTAGGGTGGGGCTGTCTTCCTCATGTCCttactttatatcaaaataaattatttttgctatAAATAGGAAACATTAACACTGGAAAGTCCAACAttcttatttgataaaattatcaGAATACAGTAGGTTTCAAGGAAGAACGGTAGTCGAGTTAGGGGAAGGggtataaactacaaaatatatatttacgagAAGTAGACACTTTACACGGTATAAACTTGAGACTTATTTGTGAGAGTCGTACTAATTTGTAACCTTGTAATACAATGAGTAAATATGAGAGTTACAGTGACAACCTGTCAGGTAGTGTTTTGACAAGTAAGACGTGTTCTTCAACACGATATAAGTAAGTTTATTACACTGGGTAAATCAAACGCTGTTGATAACTATCCTTGTAACTTTTACGTATGCAGACAGTACATCTAGGTTCAGAGGTCCCTGTCTCATACGCTggcaattttgttttactttgacccatgtaaaattaaaagaaaggcaCAAATCCCAAATTTGTCTGCTTCAGTATGTGGGGTTCACGCAAAATACGTTTGTGGAAAGCCTCATTCAAATTAGTCGAAATATAAAGGAATGGAAGTCCCAACTTTGCAAGAAACTTTGAACTTTGAACCActgttataaaatttgataaaggACGAAAATAAATGTCTACTTCAACGTGTGGAGTGTTTGAAACGTAAAGAAATAGCAGGGTGGAACACTGATTTTGGATTTTTTTCCTTTGATCccagaagataaagaaaaaaagaacaaattctCAATTATGTCGGCTTTAATTTGTGGGATGTTGCAAGGTATATTTATTCCAAATCTCAATTGGATTGTTGAAAACACGTAAGGGAACTACTGGCCAAAATATGTTTCTGTAACTTTTAGCATTCTTTATCCCTGAAACCAGAAAGGTTTAGAACATTAAAAAAGGCGT
Coding sequences within:
- the LOC143224968 gene encoding meteorin-like protein isoform X2; the encoded protein is MSIVAFNTQNHKWMMNRHNEEWNGWINTGLREDASREVQPIYLRCAHGSVEWNYPRGALQVFLRHGTSGREFRGCLRAREHFNGAQIYVEGHRKLHLLYSKTDGKHPELLRCFTSYHGQVALYVEAEPVNDTLQKLVASFSYNLQPVSTEALFDDLYECRPCTEEEMLRFYCTSVFVIQGTVSGLRNENALLRTELLIKVTKVFRNSEGSVVLNTREVTAETGKKNYTILYRPLKCGTKAGSGEFIFMGRMMLGNPVLHCAPRLAEWHKVRKKAILEGTNQCQLD